One Anguilla rostrata isolate EN2019 chromosome 15, ASM1855537v3, whole genome shotgun sequence genomic window, GGGTCACAGGGTCTGCAGAGCTCTATTTTTGCATTAATatgtgaggtgaggtgagttgGCTGTGTAATAGACagctttaattgattaattaagagccgagtaacaacaaaaacctacaGAGCTGGCGTATCTCCAgaaccaggaatgaagatcactgggCATGTTTCAGGGGTCAAAGTTGAGGGTCTGCCTGGCAGACCTGTGTTTAGGTAACGGGGCCGCAACTGAGCAAACGTAACTGCACTCGTAACTAAAACAAGTTAGGCACTCATTTGAGATTAGAGCTGTCAATCAGGTCCCCTCTGTCCAATcatctctcttcctttctctctgcagaggGTGAAGTCTGGACGGGAGAGCAGTGCTCGAAGCCGTAGGGAAGGCAGCGCCAGCAGCGGTgagtctctcactctttcaaATTAAAAGTGCATCAATGGCACAGCATGCGTTTCTTCCTATCGATCTCTCTACATTGATGGGTTGAGTGAATCTTAATAAAATCCAGCCAAAGAGAGGGACATTGCATGCAGCTTCAGAGCTCCCTGCAAGGGTTGAGGTGCCACTTGTCAGGAGAAGATAACTCAGGGAAAGTGGGGACTTTTCTGAAACCTTCAACTCCAAGTCCTAATGTCTCTCCCCTGTTCTTAGGACCTCTCACCCACCTGTGAACTCTTATCCTCCTAGAAGCACTAAAAGTTGCTTTAGCATGAAGAATGTGCACATCACATAATTTAATCCAGTCTGAAAAAGCTGGCATAGAGGGTTGAAATCTAGATTGActgacattttgacaaaaaGACTGGGTTAACCTCagtatagctcaggttttacatGGATATAGCCTGGTTATGTCCAAGTCAGCTAGAAAAcgttcacttttcaaccaaaatgTAGtcaggttttcacctgaacgccTAGAAGGTGTTccaccacaaaaatgttaattggGAACTTTATATATACATCCATATTTTCCCTTGTTCTTCCTCGGGGGTTCTTGTTCAGAGTACTCCTCTGCTAATAGAGAATCCTAGTCGGACACAAGTTCTCACtgctacattttcttttcttaactTGCTTGAACTCAGATGTGGACGGTAAAGCAGGTGAGCAGCAGAAATTCCAGTTGGTCACATTAGCTCAGGGGTGTCagactgaatcccaagggggctgcagtgtctgcgggttttttgtggtttcttttcaatcatctgctaattaaggccttgagaacaaggcgtGTGGATTCTGAAGCCAATCATggacttaaatgaaccactggtgccaAAAACACCTGAAgatgctgcggccctccaggaccggagctTGACAGCTGTGCGTTAGCTAAAGCTTTGTATTCCGTACCTGCGCTGTGTGCTAACCCTGTgtctagaccagtggttcttTGAGATcgaccatcctgtaggttttcatttcaaccacaatttgGTACATCtggttctactaattagcagctcaagaaGATCTCTAGCTTTTTATGCTTGGAGTGAAAGACTACAGGACGGTTGATCTCCCGGAACTGGGTTGGTAGCCACTGGTCTTTGCAGAGCCTGTTGTCACTTCACTTTTTTGTGAGAGCAGTTTCCCACTGACTTGCTTTTAcaagggtgtccaatcttatctgaaaggGCCGttgtggatgcaggtttttgttttacgACACCTGATTCGACTAATTAACATACTCCGGCCCTTTCCgaataagactggacacccctttACTTTTCACTCTGAAACTGTTCTTCGCTCTCTCTATTCACTCTGAAACTGTTCTTTGCTCTTTCTTTTCACTCTGAAAGTGAGGttcactctttccctcttttctgGTCTCCAGTGGGCTCTTCCCCAaacagcactccaccaatcaaaaGCAACGGTAGGCTTCTGCAGACCGCAGTGTCCCACAGTACGGTTATGCAtgaccactgtgtgtgtgtgtgtgtgtgtgtgtgtgtgtgtgtcagtgtttttaGGTTTGAAGGTAATCTGTGTATATCAGCATGATGTACTAATATAGCTTGGACTCCACAAGAAGTAACATTAACCTTAACACTGTTGAAGGTATAATGTAAATTTACATCATAGATCAGGGTGGAGGAATAGActtcacatcatttttttaatcactggAGATAAAGGAAAAAGTTGCCTTTCATTGCCCTGTCAATGTCATGGATTTCTGTGGTTGTCTGTCATCTGTGATGACTCTTTGAACAAGCATAAGTGAGAGGGCACGAGTGCACCTCTCATAAATAAATCCCATTATTgactgactttttatttttgtcctggCCTGCTGATATTGTGGCTTTGGGCCACAGGTGAGTCTATGTAGGGGAAACAcggactggtgtgtgtgcgtgtgtgtgtacattttgtgtgtgattaCCCATCCCCTAGGTTCTACCCCTCTGgtgttttgcttttctttgtaGTTTCTGAAGCTCTCACAGACTGGTCATTTCTGCCTACCTTCCTCTTTGTGTTgctctgtagtttttttttttgttgcagtctCTCTTCCTGACTCTagacatgggcagggcagaggtTAATGTTCATATCAGAAATCTTCAGCTCTCTGTAAGGAAACAGGATTTGGTGCTGTTTAGTGTTTGGGGTTTTAGTCTCGCTTCATCTGTTCCAAGTTGAAAACATTCTGTGGGTGTAAGGGCTTTGTAAGGGTGGAGGGGGTTCAGTTAATGAACTTGCTGGAATTTGAAAGACCCACTATTCCCTTCTCTGTCCTCTGCCTGGGAGGAATGAGTTCTGGAACACCCATCTTCCTGTTTTAATGGGAAGGGGCTCTTTCCATGACTACCTGGCCTCCATGTTTGGCCCTTGAAATCAATTTTTACATCACAGCATATGTACAAATTTGTCATCTGCACAGAGAGCCTTCATAGCAGAAATGCCCATAATTGCATGAACCATATTAATGCTTAATGTTTCCAAATTTTAATTGTGTTATCAGCATATCATCAGATTGTCATTAATGTTGTTAGATCTTTTCTAAGTGCTAGGAGCCTGCCGTTTTCTTGATTGTAAGATGGAGCCTGCTGATGCAGTGGCCTACCcagcaaaatgttttcttttgtggttCTATTCCTCTTTCTTCTACGActgttatgttttaaatgtttttttgtgattggctgcctcCTCAGACAGTGGACACAGCAGCCAAGGCACCAGCGCCAAGGGGGAGCGAATGAGCGCCAGGCTGCGGGCACTGCCAGGGTCTAACGAGCCGTACGAGGCCAGCAGCCAGCGAGACGTGGGTGAGCATCTCTGCTTCCTCCCTGTCCCCTGGTCACACTTTCCATCTGTACAGCAAGGTTACTTaatgcagggctgcccagcccagTTCCTCGAGATCTACGTCCTGTAAgttctcatttcaaccctaatttgggagtttaaatgaaaacttttactaattagcagctcaacgagatctgaatgaggtgcgctttgttagggttggagcgaAAGCATACAGGATgggagatctccaggaacagggttgggcagccctgctttaatGCATTCTTTAGTGTACtccagggatactcaaatctggccagtagtactgctagTTCTCATTCCTCACCTCCAATCAGGGAATGATTTAAAGCTGACACACCAGGTAAATGTAATCTCTGGTCAGTCAGTGACATTATTGGACTATGCACAATCAGGCAGAAGAGAAACccagcagtactactgaccATGAGGGCCACATGTAAGTATCTCTGGTTGAATGTTAGACTTCATAAGAGCAAGCAGCACCCATTTGGAaaatttgtataaaaaaaaagaaaataaatttagtgAGCAGAGTAATAACCTCTTGAAtggtaaatgtttgtgtttgtgctcagATGCTTCCTATGTGGATCCACTGGGCCCTCAGCTCGAGAGGCCAAAGACGGCAGCAAAGAAACGCACTGAGGAGGACGAGTTTGCAGACGAAGAGCTCGGAGATGACCTGCTGCCGGAATAGTGTGTCCTCGTATGTCACTTCTACCCTCCCTTAGGTTACAAACAGGAAACGGGAACAGGAAACTCCCAGAGGTCTCTTTTCCATGCAGTTTTTTCTATGATCACCCATGATCAACATAAGTTCAAGGAACTGAGCTCTCCTAGCTTACGTTGCATTTCTGTTTAAAGGCATATGATGTATTTATATAACCGTTACcttatcaataaaataatttgagcATTTCAAACCCTGaatgaaaatggaagaaaaCTCAGCCTGGCTAGAGGTTTTAATCCCGATGCACCTTTATTTCAACTCTATGCGGCTCATCAAGATGCAGCAATGGATTTGGTCAGGAGCAGGGCAGCAAAGAGCAGTGTGATTTAACACTAAAAACATCACTACATATAATGAATAGATACCAAATGCAGTGTagcaaaaaagtgcaaatctAAATTTTGAATACAGTGAGATGCGTTTAAGTCTGGGTTCATGTTCTGCTCTCCCAGTCAATTCTCCTGTGCAGACCAGCATTTTTGAGCAATCCATCTGATCGAAACAAAGTTTTGGTCAACTTTTGGTACGAACGTAGCTCTATGGCTTTATCTTGAGCTAGAAGCTAGCCATGGCAACAGTACTGCGGTAACTTGTGCTTGGCTAGCACTGCTCAGTGACCCTGTTAGTGATTTATGTCAGTGACATACCTCCACACTCTCCAGTCAGTACATttgtaacattattttattattttagcacGCAAgactttgtgtatttgtttatttctcttactattattgtttttatgaaatgGACCAGAATGAAACGTGAGCACAAACATGTTGCTCACAATTTCAGCAAGTGTAAaataaagtgattttttttaccatgtacATCCCAATAGCAACTCATTTCTACCTGATGTTTTGTACTGGGAGTCTATATACTGTTAGAAATATTGGTGGAAATGTGCCATACATTCAAAACCTATAAACGCAACCCCAAATGTTACTCCACTGTTACCCACCTATGTCCTCATAGGGCAACATCAGTGACCAGAGTGGGCAGCCTGACACGACACATTCCTGGGGTGACACATTACACGACTCTCCATTTTAAAACTTGTGTTGTGCGTTACCTTGGCTGTCCACATATCTCCACTGTCCAGTCAATACACACCTCTCCTTCCTGGAGTTTAAACAGTGATGATTGTTGGAACTTGTGTAGCATATTTAAGGCTTTATCTATAACCCGTACAaagaaacaattcacatgtgcaAAGAATCGGCAAAATTTTATCGgcaaggaaggggggggggatataaAATTAGCAATCAATCTTTGTACACCTGATGTTAACGATAGGGAATTCACCAACCTCTTGATTTCTGCTGCCATCTACTGAAGAAAGACCACCACTCCCTCTAAAACTTGGGCAACAGTTCCAGTTGCAATTTTACCCTAACATGTTCATTATAGGGACTGTATTTAGAGAGGAGCTGAGCATGTGCCCAGTGTCTAGCTTTATAGTTATTCATGGTTTTACATGCACAGATGGCCTGTTGCATGAGACATCATATTGGGGATGGAGCCACCCACCGCTGTTAGTGGACAGACATCACGAGTCGAGACCAGACTGGTAGTTGACATAACAGCGGAACTCATTGGCCaggttgtgggtgtgtttggggagAAAGGTGCACATTTTCAGACCCAGCAGCTTCTCTGCGTCTTCCTGCATGATTGCACCTGTGGGAGAAAATAAGGGCAGTGGTTACACGGGGATAGCATTATTAGAGTAATGTTCAGTCCTAAAATGTGCACATTATACTGTTCAATAAAAAGCGGAACATAAATATTACAGTAGCACTCAATGTGAGTAAATGGTCTTATTTATACCATCCGTTTACAGAAGTCAGATATTGCACTCAAAGATTGATTGATACTCGAAGTAAACTGACGATCACATATTGGGTCCCACGCTGGCGAATTTGTCGTATTCATGCTATCGGACCATGACAGTCTGACCCCAATCAGACAACTCACCCGTGCAGAGAAGCACCTTCCCCTTTGTCAGGAACTTGACGGTCAGGGCCACTTTGCTGAGGCACTCCTGTGACAGGTACGGGGGGTCCGCGATGACGATGTCGAAGCTTTGGGGAGCCACGTTCTCCGGGAGACACAGCGGGTTGCTGTAGTCGTAGAAGACGAACTCGTCCCCGTAGATGGAGAAGCGCCGGTCAAACTCCAGCAGCGCGGCCGGCGCGTTTGCGTCCAGCTGTTTCAGCTTCTGATACACGCTAGGAGCGCTCAGACACGCTATCCTGTCATAGGACATGTTTGCACACCGTCAGGGGCTGCAGCGCAACCCGGGGACAGAGAATGAACGATGAGCTTCTTAACAGAAGCTCATGGCTCACTGCTGTCCAGTCAATGAAGGCACACCGTACATTTCACTCATTACACCTGCTCTAAATTTCTGCTGCTCTTGCTTACATCCAAATGTAAACCAACTAGTGGGTCCAGCATGTTTGGGATACTGCCATACCACACTATAAAAGTATCCTTTTCACTGGTACACGGTCGAGCCTATACCAGCACTATGTTAACCCTGTACACCAACTCCCTGTTCTAAGAGGATGTAGCCTCCGGGAAGCCATGGGGCTCAGTAATTCTCCTGGTCTCAGAACCCTGACCCAATTTTCTCCAAGGACTGGAATTCGGAGACCACAAGTTACTGATACACAGACATGTCTGTGCCCAGTTGTATAATTACAGCACAAACTCTCTCCCTGACAGAAACCCTACCCATTCATTTCAGTAAAGGCCAGCAGGTTTAACCTCAGAGATTAAAGTTCTTGCAGAACTGCGAGACTCACCGGCCACCTTCTCCGGCTGCCTGTAGCACCTCCTCAGCTAGCCGGCTTGCCGTTTCATCACTGTACCAGAACTGGCTCATGCGCTGACAGGTAGAAAAACACACAtctataaaatatgtaaattaaaggAACATGACCgagttttttgtaattacagtaCTGCACGCATGCGTATTTCCCCCAGCTTCTTTGCCCCATAACAACGGTGCTTTTCGCTAGgtgactttttttcttattagtTTAATTGCATTACTTGGTCACTAGCCTTCCTTACGAAAGCGCGCTACATACCCTTAATTCAAAGGTTCCCTACGTTTTCCGTCTCGAGTGAATATCTTACCCAATCCTCCTCTACAGCACCAACAGAAAACTTTTCTTCAGGCGTAACATGTTTGGCCAGACCGTTAGTCTCCGCGTAGAACTCCTGTAGCGCCGCCAGTGTTGAGGCCGACAGCTGGGGTACATCATCGTCGCTGTCACTCATCGTACGAGCCCCCTGAAGGCAAGTAACAGGACTTGCACACCGTCAGGCTCTGCAGCGCAACCCGGGGACAGAGAATGAACGGTTTCCCAGAGTGCTAGATACGGTGCGGCCCAGGCGTCAATTAGAATTAAACTATTCGACTTCtattctttaaatgttttactaCACGCCTAGCTAATTGGCATTGCTTAGCGAGAACAGTACATTTCTTTAGAAAGCAAGAACAGAATGAAGAATAAATCGCTGGTTTAAAGCAATCAAGTCCCAAcagattttcaaaatgaaaatagctaacgttagttcgGTAGCTACTagcaacaaacaaaatataaaccTTAATGATTTAACTCTTACCTGAACGCACTTGATACCCGTATATGTTTTTTCGAAACAATGAAAATGGGGTGCAGTGAACAGGATGTCAATGTAGATAAACAATTTTACCCCTTTCGCTACTcctagaaaataaatatacaaccatGTGTTCCTGACCGATTAATTTTGTAGAGTTGCTACGGGTCTCAGCTAACGGATGCCGAGGTGGGACATAAATGTTGAAAGCGATATAAAAAAGCGAATGCACAGTGTCGCGGCTCcataacattgttttatttcgcCATTTTCACCAAATAATGGAGACAGTGGAATATAACAGCACcacttaaaaatgaacataaaacgCGCTGCTAAATTCGTACAAATCACGTGGGGGACAAACACAGCAAATTACATCTTTACAAAAGATATGTCCATTTATTCTAAAATATCTTTTCAAACATTTCCCCCCCAGAAAAGTTAGTAAAGTTTGCCATTTCACACCATATTTGGAGAGTCCAGAGCAGTGGAaaccaacactgttcctggagatctaccatcctgtagattttcatttaaacactaatctggcacacctgtctaattagcagctcaatgatctctagctgttgaatgaagtgtgctttgtaGGGTTTGGAGTAGATTATACATGGTCAGTTAATCTGTGCAGCACTGATCCAGCCAAACAAGctcatacattttgtttctcttaACTGAAGCCAAATGCAACTAGTAGGCTGCTAATTCTGAACTCAGGGTAATAGGTTTCTTGTGGAGCAATAACTATGTCCCTATTAAAAACAAGCCCACTCATAGCAGATACCAGACCCCAGGACTTACCTTTCTGCACTTCGTAGATTCACAGATAATACAAGCCCTTCTTAAGGATGTTAAGtaagttttctttaaaaaaaacaaaaagcttcaGGAAATACGTCATTTATTCAGGAAATAcgttaaatgatttaaaaataagaatttatcaGACTGCCTTGTTTATTCTTAGCCTTTCATCCTTTGCTAATATCTACACATGATCATTTGtaatcagtttaattaaaaaacaaatgtgaatatttgcatttgaaCTCCTGAATTTCCTTTATTTGTACCTTTAGATCAGACCCAGGCTTCCACACGGTATGGTTTAAAATCTTCTAACGCAGGCCCATAGCTTGTGTGCATTCAGCTATAGAAACAGACCGGCTACATGGCTGGAAAGATTCATTTGATTTGCATGTGGCCATCCTATCCAATGTGATGTCGGTTTGAACGTGCACTCGTCCCTTGTTTTAAGGACTATGGCCAGTGTAGAACACGGCTTCCTCAGTTCAGCTTCACAATTAAAGTGCATGTCCAGTTTAATGATCTCATTTAAACAGCCAATAACTGATATTCTGACAGAAAACAACCGATTATTGTGGCAGCTTTGACGGTTATTAGTAGTGATCTGCCTGATAATTTTCCTAACAGGAAACAAAGGAATAACAGTGTCTGCATtcaattttcttgttttttttttttatttgaggttTTGCTTGAAGTTCACTTCAGACAAAGAAAATCTGGGTGGTTATATGGGTTCAATGTTTGATTTCCAGATACATTCAGAGCTGGTTTAAAGCACTTTAGTTTGAAGTGTGGTCCCCACAAAGTTCTCAACTATttcctttcaaataaaaatttaaataaaatggtaaaattcTCTTGGAAAAGAAGGTCTCGTAGAAGGAAATTACATTTCTCCACATGGTTGCTCTTTGCTACAATTAactaaaataattacttttatcattaaaaggaaaaaaaaccccaaaaaacaaacgGAACAGGATTGCTGTATCACCCTGATTGTTAGGTGTACTCAACTGACAACGGCACATAGTGGCAAAGACctaacagaaaaacagcactcAAAAAGTTTATATAATAAGTTTATATACACGTATACATTTCATTTAGGCATTCCGAACTCTATGAACAGGAGTAGCAGTAGTGGGGTTCTTCTACAGGCGCACTGGCTAAAATCTGTGGTGTGGCTTCCACACACCATGAAGGAGACCATTCTCCCTTTATCACTTGTTTTTGGTTGGTTATTGCTCAAGCAATATGGATTACTTCACATCCACTCTGTATTTTGGAGGTGtagttgattttaaaaaaaagggtgtAAGCTACGCTTCAGGTATCCGTGCATTCGGCTTCCCGCTCCCCAGCGTGGGACCGCTTGTGCcgtcgtcccccccccgccccccctccagagCTCAAGTTCACTGGGCCTGTAAAACCCAAAGCTTTGTGAggctgaccccgcccacctcgTCAGGAAAGGGATAAGAGAGGCCACAGAGGAGCGGAGGGCCTCGGGAGAAAAACCGTCTGCGAGATTTGTGGAAAACAAATcgaaaatgaaaaatcataaCATGCCCTTTTCCTTCAGGCAAAgtcacaacaataaaaaaattctgcttATCTGACCCCTATCTTATAAAAATTTTCTACCCTGCCCACCCTCCCCAATTctcttttgaaaatatatgtaCACCCTTTAATGAACACAGAgtgatttggtttttttttgttgttttgttttgttttgttttgcgttTCCCCCCCCTCTGCTGATTCAGGGGCCCGGAGGTGGCAGAGAATAAGGCTTGTCGTCATGGCAATCTGTATCCTCCCCGTGTCCATGGTAACCGCTTGGTGATACAGGCCTTGGAGCACACGCTCGCCTTCCGTGTTACTGAGacacaacacaaacaagaaaacaaaggcACTCTGGGaagagtggggggtggggggtggctgaCCACCGGTCAGACACGTCCACACGAGATTCACTCTGTATTTATCCCAAACCATCTGCTTACAAACTAAGCACAGATGAGAGCAGACAGAGATGAACGCTGTGAACCGTACTGGGCCTTGGCCCTGCCGGGAGCCCCCCCTCTGGCTTCACGCGTGTGCTGGGGGGACCTCGTGTGACTCcgcgtgagggggggggggggtcgggctgagaggggctgagaggggCGGAGATGCCCGCCAGCACATGAAACGTCTTGTTTatcgtccctctctctctctctctcttcagtgtTCTGTCATTGTCCAACAGTGCAATAattcaacagtttttttctctctctttcgttTCTTGTCCGCACGGTTTGGCAAGCTGGTGGGGGCTGTGGCGACGTTTTGGCGGCTGCGGCGGTTACTTCACGCACAGCAGGCCGCCCACGTTGGCCACAAACTCCTCCAGGCTCTTCAGGAAGGCCACCTTCTGCTTGCGGTCCATGCTGGGAGGGGTGCTGCTGGCCGTCAGCTTGTTGAAGGCGTCGGCCAGCCGCTGGTAGATCACCGCGTCCCGCTGGCTGGACAGCAACGTCTCCACCAGCTCAGAATACTCCACCTGTCCAGGAGCAAGTAATATTCAGTTCAATCCAATTCCTTCAATCAAATTCCCCTCAATTCAATTCTATTCAATCCAATTATATTCAATTATAATCAATTCAATTCTATTCAATTCAATCAATTTCTATtctattcagttttatttgtatagcgctttttgcAGACACTGTAATAAAGACACATTAAGCAGCCCATATGTCAGGCCTTCCGTGGGCTATCAAGGTCAGTTTTGTTCTGGAACTGCATCACAGGCTGCATTTGATGAGAGGGAGGTGGgtgtggagatggaggaggcTGGTGGTTCAGCGCAGCAGAGGTGAAAAAACTACAAAGATTTATCTGCTGATGACAATGTGTGCAAACACAGGAAAGGGCTGAGGCCCATCTATGAGACATCCGAGTGACACGCGGAAAACCTCCCACGTGCTTCTCTAGGAACTCCTGTATGGACTCTCACCTGATGCAGGCACACTAGTGTATAGAGAGCTTCGCCTGCGACTACAGTCATTTCTGTATTGTGTTTCTGCAGCACCAGCATATCAAACACCagctgtggagaggagagagaaagagagagagaggagagagagacagagaagagagagagagatgtacatAATGAGCAACCTATtaactgaaatgcaaacatTCATCCATACACTCTGCATAAGGGCAAAACCCTGGCCTCAATGGGCAGTTTTCATAACCATTAAAATGCTGTATCCCAAATATCGTCACTGACATTAAAGTGCAATTCTTAGTCTAACCAGCCAGCTAGCAGCTATCATTAGCTAGCAGCTAGCCAGTTTTCAATTGAATCTCATTTGTTAAGATATTAAACAGATAGTACATCCAAAAAGTAAGTTTGGCAAGTATCAGTTTGGCAATATCGTAGTCTCCGTCTGGAGACTTCAGAACAATGCTAACAGAGCGGTTAACTTAAACACCTCCAGCACAGGCTTCCACAATCAGCTGCTGAGCACAGTAAAGTTTTATGACTTGTGtgagagtgatgtcacagaaaggGGCGTGGCTCACCTTCAGGAAGTGACGGGTGGCGAGGAACAGAGGGG contains:
- the eef1akmt1 gene encoding EEF1A lysine methyltransferase 1 yields the protein MSDSDDDVPQLSASTLAALQEFYAETNGLAKHVTPEEKFSVGAVEEDWRMSQFWYSDETASRLAEEVLQAAGEGGRIACLSAPSVYQKLKQLDANAPAALLEFDRRFSIYGDEFVFYDYSNPLCLPENVAPQSFDIVIADPPYLSQECLSKVALTVKFLTKGKVLLCTGAIMQEDAEKLLGLKMCTFLPKHTHNLANEFRCYVNYQSGLDS